Proteins from a genomic interval of Candidatus Bealeia paramacronuclearis:
- a CDS encoding co-chaperone GroES produces the protein MKFRPLHDRVLVRRIEAEEKTVGGIIIPDSAKEKPMQGEIVAVGSGHRQEDGKVTPLDVKSGDKVLFGKWSGTEVKIGAEDLLVMKESDIMGIME, from the coding sequence ATGAAATTTAGACCCTTACACGATCGCGTGCTTGTACGTCGTATCGAAGCTGAAGAAAAAACAGTCGGCGGAATTATCATTCCTGACTCAGCAAAAGAAAAACCCATGCAAGGCGAAATCGTCGCTGTTGGATCTGGGCACCGTCAAGAAGACGGAAAAGTCACTCCACTCGACGTGAAGTCTGGTGACAAAGTGCTTTTTGGCAAATGGTCCGGCACGGAAGTCAAGATTGGCGCAGAAGATCTTCTCGTCATGAAAGAGTCCGACATCATGGGAATCATGGAATAA
- the groL gene encoding chaperonin GroEL (60 kDa chaperone family; promotes refolding of misfolded polypeptides especially under stressful conditions; forms two stacked rings of heptamers to form a barrel-shaped 14mer; ends can be capped by GroES; misfolded proteins enter the barrel where they are refolded when GroES binds) has product MAAKDVKFSVDARERMLRGVDILADAVKVTLGPKGRNVVIEKSFGSPRITKDGVSVAKEIELSDRFENMGAQMLREVASRTSDLAGDGTTTATVLAQAIVREGVRAVAAGLNPMDLKRGIDMAVEAVISDVKQRSRSVSTAAEIAQVGTVSANGETDIGEMIGRAMEKVGKEGVITVEEAKSLETELDVVEGMQFDRGYLSPYFITNPEKMVCEMDNPYILLHEKKLGGLQPLLPLLESVVQSGRPLLIIAEDVEGEALATLVVNKLRGGLKVAAVKAPGFGDRRKAMLEDLAIVTGGQVISEDLGMKLENVRIDALGSAKRVVINKDETTIIDGSGNKQDIETRCNQIRAQVEETSSDYDREKLQERLAKLAGGVAIIRVGGVTELEVKERKDRVEDAMHATRAAVEEGVVAGGGVALLYATPVLAGLKPANDDQRVGIDIIRRALQSPVRQIALNAGSDGSIVVGKLLESKDTNYGYNAQTGEYCDMVKCGIIDPTKVVRTAIQDAASVAGLLITTEAMIAEKPEKTPAMPSGMGDMGGMGGMGF; this is encoded by the coding sequence ATGGCTGCAAAAGACGTCAAATTTAGCGTTGATGCCCGCGAGCGGATGCTCCGTGGCGTTGATATTTTAGCTGATGCTGTAAAAGTCACATTAGGTCCAAAAGGTCGTAATGTGGTAATTGAAAAATCATTCGGCTCCCCCCGTATCACAAAAGACGGTGTGTCTGTTGCAAAAGAAATCGAGCTTTCAGATCGCTTTGAAAACATGGGCGCGCAAATGCTTCGTGAAGTAGCGTCCCGTACGTCTGACCTTGCTGGAGACGGTACAACAACTGCAACCGTTTTGGCACAAGCCATCGTTCGTGAAGGTGTTCGCGCTGTTGCGGCAGGTCTCAATCCAATGGATTTGAAGCGTGGTATTGATATGGCAGTTGAAGCTGTCATTTCTGATGTAAAACAACGCTCCCGCTCCGTATCCACAGCTGCTGAAATAGCACAAGTCGGAACAGTTTCTGCCAATGGCGAAACCGACATCGGTGAGATGATTGGCCGCGCGATGGAAAAAGTCGGTAAAGAAGGCGTGATAACCGTTGAAGAAGCGAAATCTCTTGAGACCGAACTCGATGTGGTTGAAGGTATGCAATTTGATCGCGGATATCTCTCCCCTTATTTCATCACAAATCCTGAGAAAATGGTTTGCGAGATGGACAATCCTTATATCCTTCTTCATGAGAAGAAATTGGGTGGATTGCAACCTCTCTTGCCTTTGCTTGAGTCCGTTGTTCAATCCGGCCGCCCTCTTCTCATCATTGCTGAAGATGTGGAAGGTGAAGCTTTGGCAACACTCGTTGTCAACAAGCTCCGCGGTGGTTTGAAAGTTGCGGCGGTGAAAGCTCCTGGTTTTGGCGATCGCAGAAAAGCAATGCTTGAAGATTTAGCGATTGTGACCGGTGGCCAAGTTATCTCTGAAGATTTGGGGATGAAGCTTGAGAACGTTCGTATCGATGCTTTGGGATCAGCTAAACGCGTTGTGATCAACAAAGACGAGACTACAATCATTGATGGCTCTGGCAACAAGCAAGACATCGAAACACGTTGCAATCAAATCCGTGCACAAGTTGAAGAAACATCCTCTGACTATGATCGCGAGAAGCTCCAAGAGCGTTTGGCGAAATTGGCAGGTGGTGTTGCAATCATCCGCGTTGGTGGTGTGACTGAGCTTGAAGTAAAAGAGCGCAAAGATCGCGTTGAAGATGCAATGCATGCAACACGTGCCGCTGTTGAAGAAGGCGTTGTTGCGGGTGGTGGTGTAGCGCTTCTTTATGCAACGCCAGTTCTTGCAGGCTTGAAACCCGCGAACGACGATCAACGCGTAGGTATCGATATTATCCGTCGTGCGCTGCAATCTCCTGTGCGTCAAATCGCGCTCAATGCGGGATCTGATGGATCTATTGTTGTTGGAAAACTCCTTGAGAGCAAAGACACCAACTATGGTTACAACGCACAAACTGGCGAATATTGCGACATGGTGAAATGCGGTATTATAGACCCGACTAAAGTCGTGCGTACAGCCATACAAGATGCAGCTTCCGTGGCCGGGCTTTTGATCACAACAGAAGCTATGATTGCCGAAAAGCCTGAAAAAACGCCTGCAATGCCAAGCGGTATGGGTGATATGGGCGGTATGGGTGGTATGGGTTTCTAA
- a CDS encoding GrpB family protein, translating to MFIVFLHYQVPLDQVDLHIEAHRGFLKKYYDEGKFILSGPRIPREKGGVIVMDASIRGRVAQIMSEDPFIQQGIATYEMVPFEPTRFHEFLSPIIERRNQHQIEVVPYDPSWPHRFEELARELKEILGDNLVAIHHIGSTSVLGLSAKPIIDIIPVVKNLDQVDAVSSQFEARGYEVKGELGMISRRFFTKSDASGNRMANVHTWSEGSPEVERHLIFCNYLRAHPDVAQEYANLKFKLAEAYPHNREGYTGGKGDWISSIVERAKQEHDREKTPS from the coding sequence ATGTTTATTGTTTTCCTTCATTATCAAGTGCCTCTTGATCAAGTTGATCTTCATATTGAGGCGCATCGGGGTTTTTTGAAAAAGTATTATGACGAAGGAAAGTTCATTCTTTCAGGACCCCGCATTCCTCGAGAAAAGGGCGGCGTCATTGTGATGGATGCGTCTATTCGCGGACGGGTTGCTCAAATTATGAGCGAGGATCCTTTTATCCAGCAGGGTATTGCTACTTATGAAATGGTTCCTTTTGAACCCACACGTTTTCATGAGTTTTTATCCCCTATTATTGAAAGGCGAAATCAGCATCAAATTGAAGTGGTTCCCTATGATCCCTCATGGCCCCACAGATTTGAAGAATTGGCCCGTGAACTCAAAGAAATCTTAGGCGATAATTTGGTAGCAATACACCACATTGGAAGCACATCCGTGCTAGGTCTTTCTGCCAAACCTATAATTGATATCATTCCCGTTGTGAAAAATCTCGATCAGGTAGATGCAGTTTCGTCTCAATTTGAAGCCAGGGGTTACGAAGTCAAAGGCGAGCTCGGGATGATTTCAAGGCGTTTTTTTACAAAAAGTGATGCTTCTGGAAATCGTATGGCCAATGTGCATACCTGGTCTGAAGGATCCCCTGAAGTCGAACGTCATCTTATATTCTGCAACTATTTGAGGGCGCATCCTGATGTGGCTCAAGAGTATGCAAATTTAAAATTCAAACTGGCCGAAGCTTACCCCCATAATCGTGAGGGTTATACCGGAGGTAAGGGGGATTGGATCTCAAGCATTGTGGAGCGTGCCAAGCAAGAGCATGACAGAGAAAAAACTCCTTCATAA
- a CDS encoding Npt1/Npt2 family nucleotide transporter produces MSKTSAAAQQEPSFGKIREAIWPIHGYEMKKFLPMCFIMFFVLFNYTVLRNVKDSLVVPAAGAEVISFLKFWGVTPVSILFVIIYAKLSNVLSKENLFYAIIAPFLIFFAAFAFFVYPNKAMLHPDPQHIQVLMSEFQNLKYFIAIWGVWSYAIFYIMAEMWGSVVLTLMFWQFANDITRTNEAKRFYSMFGLIANVSLIFAGQLTKFFAKMEHIRPGDVDSWQTPQYYIISMVVFAGLMIMAIYYWMNRNVLTDPFYYDQVKEESKSPKKSKPKMSVGESFKYILSSPYLGFIALLVLAYGISINLVEVTWKSQVRALYPNPKDYSAFTGDISSWTGVATMTIILMCKGVVRKFGWLTAAISTPIVIGITGILFFAFVIFQDSLGFMVDWIGLAPLFLAALLGGAQNILSKGTKYSLFDPTKEMAYIPLDAEMKSKGKAAVDVVGGRLGKSGGGLIQQGLLLATAGTQLTIAPYVAIIMIVVTLAWMWAAGSLSVLYNRKIKEKEAEETK; encoded by the coding sequence ATGTCAAAGACTTCCGCTGCGGCTCAACAAGAGCCCTCATTCGGTAAAATCAGAGAGGCCATTTGGCCGATTCATGGGTATGAGATGAAAAAATTCTTACCCATGTGCTTCATCATGTTCTTCGTTTTGTTTAACTACACAGTTTTACGAAATGTGAAAGACTCACTTGTTGTTCCTGCTGCCGGTGCGGAAGTGATTAGCTTTTTGAAATTCTGGGGTGTGACGCCAGTTTCAATTCTCTTTGTGATCATCTATGCTAAATTAAGTAACGTCCTTTCAAAGGAAAACTTGTTTTATGCGATCATTGCGCCATTTTTGATTTTCTTTGCGGCTTTTGCGTTCTTTGTTTATCCTAATAAAGCCATGCTGCATCCCGACCCTCAGCACATCCAAGTTTTGATGTCAGAGTTTCAAAATCTTAAGTACTTCATCGCCATTTGGGGTGTATGGAGCTATGCGATTTTCTACATCATGGCCGAAATGTGGGGCTCAGTCGTTCTCACATTAATGTTCTGGCAGTTTGCAAACGACATTACACGCACCAATGAAGCTAAGCGTTTTTATTCCATGTTTGGATTAATTGCGAACGTCTCTTTGATTTTTGCGGGGCAACTGACAAAATTCTTCGCCAAAATGGAGCATATCCGTCCGGGTGATGTTGATAGCTGGCAAACCCCTCAATATTATATCATCTCCATGGTGGTGTTTGCAGGACTCATGATTATGGCCATTTATTATTGGATGAACCGCAATGTTTTGACGGATCCTTTCTACTATGACCAAGTCAAAGAAGAAAGCAAATCCCCTAAGAAAAGCAAGCCTAAAATGTCCGTGGGTGAGAGCTTTAAATATATTTTGTCCTCGCCTTATTTGGGATTCATTGCCCTTCTCGTTTTGGCCTATGGTATTTCCATTAACCTTGTGGAAGTGACCTGGAAAAGCCAAGTTCGTGCGCTTTACCCAAATCCAAAAGATTACAGTGCTTTCACGGGCGATATTTCTTCTTGGACGGGTGTTGCCACAATGACCATCATTTTGATGTGTAAAGGTGTTGTCCGCAAATTCGGTTGGTTAACGGCCGCCATCTCAACACCAATTGTGATTGGAATCACAGGTATCCTTTTCTTTGCCTTTGTGATCTTCCAAGACTCCCTTGGATTCATGGTAGATTGGATTGGATTGGCCCCCCTCTTCTTAGCCGCGCTTTTGGGTGGTGCTCAAAACATCTTGAGTAAGGGTACAAAATACTCCCTCTTTGATCCGACGAAGGAAATGGCCTACATTCCTCTTGATGCGGAAATGAAGAGTAAAGGTAAGGCTGCGGTTGACGTGGTCGGTGGTCGCCTCGGTAAATCCGGTGGTGGGCTCATTCAACAAGGCCTTCTTTTGGCAACGGCTGGAACTCAGCTCACCATTGCGCCTTATGTTGCGATCATCATGATTGTTGTCACATTGGCGTGGATGTGGGCGGCAGGTAGCCTCAGCGTCCTTTACAATCGCAAGATTAAAGAGAAAGAGGCTGAGGAGACAAAGTAA
- a CDS encoding IS30 family transposase, translated as MKKYKHLSQVERTLISHYHDNGISIGEMARRLGRNKSTISREIRRNSNKDAYRPDTARRRYLSRRKKPQRIDRDASLKAYILERFHEGFTPELIALRLKTYGELEEISYISHESIYQWLYQPAKKKEKLYKFLPCCHARRGRRKRVHRGRIPDRTSIHDRPEVVEARKEVGHWEADLMSFRGNSQHMLVVHERVTRYTVAIKLASKTASETIAALLCFFKSLPDNLLKSVTFDNGMEFAKHKEITQQLGVPTYFCDVYSSWQKGGIENMNGRFRRDLPRKTDLLNMPEEELEQIVLGHNLMPRKVLNGKSPLESLASHLNHAIVFLFNKGIAPHP; from the coding sequence ATGAAAAAATATAAGCATTTGAGCCAAGTAGAAAGAACTCTGATATCCCATTATCATGATAATGGGATATCCATTGGGGAAATGGCCCGCCGTCTTGGACGAAATAAGTCCACTATCTCGCGTGAGATCCGCAGAAACTCTAACAAAGATGCATACAGACCTGATACGGCTAGGAGACGCTATTTGTCCCGTCGTAAGAAGCCACAGCGCATTGACAGAGATGCAAGCTTAAAAGCTTATATCCTGGAACGGTTCCATGAGGGCTTTACTCCAGAGCTTATTGCGCTGCGCTTGAAGACTTATGGCGAATTGGAAGAGATTTCCTATATCAGTCATGAAAGCATTTATCAGTGGCTCTACCAGCCTGCTAAGAAGAAGGAGAAGCTTTATAAGTTTCTTCCTTGCTGCCATGCGCGTAGAGGGCGACGGAAAAGAGTCCATAGAGGGCGTATACCTGATCGCACCTCTATTCATGACAGGCCTGAGGTCGTGGAGGCTCGAAAAGAAGTGGGTCACTGGGAAGCGGACCTGATGTCTTTTCGAGGAAACTCACAGCACATGCTGGTGGTTCATGAACGAGTGACACGCTATACTGTTGCGATTAAGCTCGCAAGCAAAACAGCCTCTGAGACAATAGCTGCTCTCTTGTGCTTCTTTAAAAGTCTTCCTGACAACCTTTTAAAATCCGTCACTTTTGACAATGGGATGGAATTTGCGAAACACAAGGAAATCACACAGCAGCTTGGAGTTCCAACCTACTTTTGCGATGTCTATTCTTCGTGGCAGAAAGGAGGCATTGAAAATATGAATGGAAGATTTAGGCGTGATCTCCCACGCAAAACCGATCTGTTGAATATGCCTGAGGAGGAACTGGAGCAAATTGTGCTGGGACATAACCTCATGCCAAGGAAGGTGTTGAATGGAAAATCTCCACTTGAGTCATTGGCAAGCCACCTGAATCACGCTATTGTCTTCTTATTCAATAAGGGCATTGCACCTCATCCTTGA
- a CDS encoding transposase, which produces MPRTHGYAEKGLRCYGQQDWGAKGRTNVIGALLGKVLLTVSLFSTNINTEIFTAWLEQDLLPKLPPNTVIVMDNAAFHKNQHMQENIRNAVWIQG; this is translated from the coding sequence ATGCCGCGCACTCATGGGTATGCAGAAAAAGGGCTCCGTTGCTATGGCCAGCAAGATTGGGGAGCTAAGGGAAGAACCAACGTTATTGGGGCTTTGTTAGGCAAAGTTTTGTTAACGGTAAGCCTATTTAGCACAAACATTAATACAGAGATCTTCACTGCCTGGCTTGAACAAGACTTGCTTCCAAAGCTTCCGCCCAACACCGTCATTGTGATGGACAATGCTGCGTTTCACAAAAACCAACACATGCAGGAGAACATTAGAAATGCGGTGTGGATTCAAGGATGA
- a CDS encoding IS630 transposase-related protein, with translation MQALAEDVKTSPDAYQFERAQRLKVSVRCVGYALKRLGISYKKVSIIPRSASENGIYSRKKLINIKKPGALLFISMKAALLMICRALMGMQKKGSVAMASKIGELREEPTLLGLC, from the coding sequence ATGCAGGCCCTTGCCGAGGATGTGAAGACCTCTCCTGACGCCTATCAATTTGAGCGCGCACAGCGTCTGAAGGTGAGCGTACGTTGCGTCGGGTATGCCTTAAAACGCCTCGGGATCAGCTATAAAAAAGTCTCAATCATCCCAAGGTCTGCGTCGGAAAACGGCATATATTCCAGGAAAAAATTAATCAACATCAAGAAGCCGGGCGCGCTATTGTTTATATCGATGAAAGCGGCTTTGCTCATGATATGCCGCGCACTCATGGGTATGCAGAAAAAGGGCTCCGTTGCTATGGCCAGCAAGATTGGGGAGCTAAGGGAAGAACCAACGTTATTGGGGCTTTGTTAG
- a CDS encoding transposase, translating into MDKRLYPVSELFFNKEIKPLIDKCYSAAGRPRKVTDYQVFNAILYVLRTGIPWRDLPSCYGYWHTVYLRFNKGSKRGVWWHIFTHLQQHKKLKMNIVLIDSTSFKVHRHGGGQKGGTAVGEEAAQGSPPNSTGS; encoded by the coding sequence ATGGACAAACGCCTTTATCCAGTCTCAGAATTGTTTTTCAATAAAGAAATCAAGCCGCTAATCGATAAATGTTATTCAGCAGCGGGCCGTCCTCGAAAAGTCACAGATTATCAAGTGTTTAATGCCATTCTCTACGTGCTACGGACGGGGATTCCGTGGCGCGACTTGCCCAGCTGTTATGGTTATTGGCACACCGTTTATCTGCGTTTTAACAAGGGTAGCAAACGGGGCGTCTGGTGGCACATTTTCACACATTTGCAGCAGCATAAGAAATTGAAAATGAACATTGTTTTGATTGACTCGACCTCTTTTAAAGTTCACCGTCACGGCGGGGGACAAAAAGGGGGCACTGCAGTCGGGGAAGAAGCCGCGCAGGGATCACCACCAAACTCCACTGGGTCATGA